The Styela clava chromosome 10, kaStyClav1.hap1.2, whole genome shotgun sequence genome window below encodes:
- the LOC144428238 gene encoding putative helicase mov-10-B.1 translates to MGNSLYEKQNGKFNEHRVTKLLKNYRSHEAIIKVSNEEIYDNELGVCADKLIRNSLCSWGERPQKYFPVIFHGVRGKDEQNEKSPSFFNSKEVKIVKQYVENLLSDRRHRVKPEEIGIIAPYRSQVQKIRKEIKQAEIKIESVEEFQGQERRVIIISTVRSNEENLQTASSPIQNDSTSL, encoded by the coding sequence ATGGGAAATTCCTTGTACGAGAAGCAAAATGGCAAATTCAACGAACATAGAGTGACGAAGCTATTAAAAAATTACCGTTCCCACGAAGCCATTATCAAAGTTTCAAACGAAGAAATCTATGATAACGAATTAGGGGTTTGTGCTGACAAATTAATACGAAATTCTCTGTGTTCGTGGGGTGAGCGTCCACAAAAATATTTCCCGGTCATTTTTCATGGCGTTCGAGGAAAAGATGAACAAAATGAAAAGAGTCCATCATTTTTCAACAGCAAGGAGGTGAAAATAGTTAAGCAGTACGTTGAGAACCTTTTGTCAGATCGCAGGCATCGTGTTAAACCAGAAGAAATAGGAATAATAGCACCATATCGCAGTCAAGTACAGAAAATCAGAAAAGAAATTAAGCAAGctgaaattaaaattgaaagcgTGGAAGAATTCCAGGGTCAAGAACGACGTGTCATTATTATCAGTACCGTGAGAAGCAACGAAGAAAATCTCCAAACCGCTTCCTCGCCGATCCAAAACGATTCAACGTCGCTGTGA